The Bos mutus isolate GX-2022 chromosome 11, NWIPB_WYAK_1.1, whole genome shotgun sequence nucleotide sequence GGATATATTTGATAGCAATACCAGAATACCCCTCAGAGCGTGGAGATGCCAAGAAGATTCCGAATGAGAGCTGCACTCCATAGAAATTGCCTGCTAGTTTGTCTTTGGGACTTCAGGAAAGCATTACTAGGCTGTGATTTTTAGGCTGGAGAGTTTTAAGGACTATGTTATGATAAGGGTGGTCTCCATTGCTTCAGGAGACACTCAGGGTAAGAATGTGGTAGTGACTTCACAGACTGTCAAGAGGCTGAAACACCCCCATAGCACTAATTTACCCTTACAGGGAGATAGCTGCATTAAGCTGTTGTAGTTTGACAGTGCAAGTGAATAAGGATCATCTAACTAACTTCCTGCTCTAATTTACCAATCATCGTTCTGATTATGATTTGGCTAATAGGTTTGTTAACCGAAGTGTTTCCTGACTTACAGATTAATGTATAGTCTgcctttttctctcatttctggcTTGCTTTCAAATTGGTTGATGTGATTCTGCCTCCTGGAGTCTAATGGGTACTAGCAAAGTTGAATTTCTAGATATTCCAAATATCCTTGAACTACAGAACTAGTCCAAGGTACTGTTCTTAGATATTCAACCTAAACTTCCCCAGGGGACACCCCTCTGTACCATTTAGAAACAAGTATTTTCTCTGAAAGAATTGATAGTGTATATACATCTTGGTCTTTATTTAGGTATAGAGCAGGGGTTGGCACACCATGGCAGGCTGGCTGTTTTTGTAAGTAAAATTTAATGAACCACAACCATGTTTACTCATCTGTGtattatctatggctgcttttgtgctaccACAGCAGAACTTAATAGCTATAACAAAGACCAGATAGCCCTTTTCAAAGCCAAAAatatctggctctttacagaaaaattaagcaTGGAGGATTATTGGAATCCTCCATGTTCAGAGTCATTGGAAATTCTTCCATAGATTCTTTGAACCCACTTGAAAACCATATATTAAAACCTACCCCCAGTCTGTTAGTAGATAAAATTGTTTCAGAAACAGATTTTTACAAACTTTATGGAATACCTGTTGTATACTAGGTTCGTCTGTATTGGTAGCCTTGTCTACACTCATCATTGAATGGTTAATTATAACAGTTGGACCAAGACCTACATTTTATGACTCCAAGTTAAGGACTCTTCACTATAACACAGAAGTGTAACTAATGTGTATAAATAGGGTGACTTAGAATAATACATGATTGCATTAcatatccagttcagttcaggtaTTTACCTGTCCCAGCAGTTTGTCAAAATAGCTCTTGGAAAGTGTGTTGCAGGTTTGACAGACAACTGCTATTTGCTTTTCTGACGTTGCTGTTCTTTCACCAACAAAAATATTGTGTACCATGTTTGGCAGATAACTTACATGCCTTTGCAattttgttttcatgtgtttcttaggtAGTTAACCTACAGTATAGTGAAGTTCAAGATCGGGTCATGCTCACTGGCTGCCACATGGTTCGAGATGTGAGCTGCAAAAACTGCAATAGCAAACTGGGATGGATCTATGAGTTTGCCACTGAAGACAGCCAGCGTTATAAGGAAGGTCGTGTGATCCTGGAACGCGCTCTAGTTCGAGAAAGTGAGGGCTTTGAGGAGCATGTACCATCTGATAACTcttgaagaaaaagagagaaatccaTCTTttcccaggtctccttcactgaaaacaaaaatctactTACATACACTGTCACCTTAGCATCAGAGTCGGATTCATGAACTGCGGAACAAGAGGTTGTGAGAATCTATGATGgaaccttcctttctttcctttttttttttaattttctattttccatcCAACAGCAGTGTGTAGAGAGAATATTATGCAGAtgccgttttttttttttgtgtttacATCTTGAGGCAGAATAGTCTATCTGCAGCTACATGGTGGGCTATGTGAGGAAAAAAATCTGGGCTATTAAGAGTGAAaagtattttatgtaaattttgaaAGGAAAGTGTGTCAAGagcatgatttttaaatttatttgggcttcattttaagactttttaaaaaaacccagtTATTTCACTTGATTTGCTAGCTTCAGAGAAGAGATCCGAATTTGTGACCAGCGCTAAAGGTTCAGTGTTAGTATTGCTTGTGCTGGCCATTGTGCCATATTCTTGTTGGAGATGAACCGTAGCATCAGAGCCCATTCTTCCTTGTCAGTCTTGACCCAAAGATGTCACCATTCCTAGTTATTTGTCACCACATAATTGGTGTTGATTGGAAACTTTTCCTGATATGGGGCAGAACTGCTTGGTTGTCTTTTCCATGTAACTTAAGCATAGtaatataaataaagtaataGTTGGATGTTTTTGGTCCTGTGTTGCTTTTAAAATCACCTTTCAAAAGAGCAGAGTATTTGATAAGTAATTGTCATAGTAGtgtttcttttcatctcttaaaCTAAATTGACTGTATATAAGATACTTCTTTGTTTAAATT carries:
- the YPEL5 gene encoding protein yippee-like 5, with the translated sequence MGRIFLDHIGGTRLFSCANCDTILTNRSELISTRFTGATGRAFLFNKVVNLQYSEVQDRVMLTGCHMVRDVSCKNCNSKLGWIYEFATEDSQRYKEGRVILERALVRESEGFEEHVPSDNS